DNA from Rhodobacteraceae bacterium M382:
TAGAAACCGCCTCGATCCCGTCGTCGCGCGCGGCCTCGGCCCTGGCCATCTCCTCAAAGCTGCCGTAGGACCGTGGAATGCCAAGCGCCTGCGCACTCGCTGCGGATTTTTCAGGGGTGGAGGACAAAGCGCCAGCAACCAGTTCAAACCGGTCATCAATGCGGGACGCAATGCGGTGGACGCCACCGATAAAGGCGTCATTGCCGCCGCCAACCATGCCAAGACGAATACGGGTCATCAGTCGATCCCCAACATTTTACGGTTTGCAGCGTCGTCTGTGCCGCCATCTGCGAAATCATCAAAGGCGCGTTCAGTGACGCGGATGATGTGGTCTTTGACGAACTGCGCCCCTTCGCGTGCGCCGTCTTCCGGGTGCTTCAGGCAGCATTCCCATTCGACCACGGCCCAACCGTCAAAATTGTTCGCAGCCATCTTGGAAAAGATTGCCCCAAAATCGACCTGACCATCGCCAAGGCTGCGGAAGCGGCCGGCGCGATCGACCCAAGGCTGATAGCCGGAATAGACACCTTGGCGGCCCGTGGGGTTAAACTCGGCATCTTTTACGTGGAACAATTTGATCCGGTCTTTGTAGATGTCGATATTGTCGAGATAGTCCATACATTGCAGCACATAATGGCTGGGATCATACAGCATGTTGCAGCGGGCGTGATTGTCGACACGCTCCAAAAACATCTCAAAGGTAACGCCATCGTGCAGGTCTTCACCCGGGTGGATTTCGTAGCAAATGTTGACGTCATTGTCTTCGGCGTGGTCCAAAATGGGCCGCCAGCGTCGCGCCAGTTCGTCAAACGCTGCCTCAATCAAACCCGCTGGCCGCTGCGGCCATGGATAAACGTATGGCCACGCCAACGCTCCGGAAAATGACACATGGTTCTTGATCCCCATGTTGTTGGACGCAGAAATCGCCATCATCATTTGATCCACAGCCCATTCCTGGCGGG
Protein-coding regions in this window:
- a CDS encoding sugar phosphate isomerase/epimerase, which gives rise to MKTIKGPALFLAQFASDEAPFNSWDSITKWAADCGYKGVQVPSWDARLIDLAKAASSKDYCDEFKGKAQENGVEVTELSTHLQGQLVAVHPAYDTAFDGFADSSVHNNPKARQEWAVDQMMMAISASNNMGIKNHVSFSGALAWPYVYPWPQRPAGLIEAAFDELARRWRPILDHAEDNDVNICYEIHPGEDLHDGVTFEMFLERVDNHARCNMLYDPSHYVLQCMDYLDNIDIYKDRIKLFHVKDAEFNPTGRQGVYSGYQPWVDRAGRFRSLGDGQVDFGAIFSKMAANNFDGWAVVEWECCLKHPEDGAREGAQFVKDHIIRVTERAFDDFADGGTDDAANRKMLGID